Proteins found in one Candidatus Palauibacter scopulicola genomic segment:
- a CDS encoding rhodanese-like domain-containing protein, translating into MNTAQMDHYRQKLAFETDAWDLKEALDRDDPVVVIDGRSAGAYARERIPGAVNLPHREISAETTASLDRSRLYVCYCDGIGCNASTKTALKLLSLGFEVRELMGGLDWWKRDGHATEGAEARAGTEIACGC; encoded by the coding sequence ATGAACACCGCCCAGATGGATCACTACAGGCAGAAGCTTGCCTTCGAGACCGACGCGTGGGACCTCAAGGAAGCGCTGGACCGGGACGATCCCGTCGTCGTGATCGACGGCCGGTCCGCCGGAGCGTACGCCCGCGAGCGCATCCCCGGCGCCGTGAACCTTCCGCACCGGGAGATCAGCGCCGAGACGACGGCGTCGCTCGACCGGTCGAGGCTCTACGTCTGCTACTGCGACGGCATCGGCTGCAACGCTTCCACGAAGACCGCGCTCAAGCTCCTCAGCCTGGGGTTCGAGGTGCGCGAACTCATGGGCGGCCTCGACTGGTGGAAGCGCGACGGCCACGCGACCGAGGGCGCCGAAGCCCGCGCCGGCACCGAGATCGCCTGCGGCTGCTGA